A single region of the Magnetospirillum sp. WYHS-4 genome encodes:
- a CDS encoding class I SAM-dependent methyltransferase, which translates to MTDPLTHTFGFEAVAPGERRRRIREVFTRVAPRYDLMNDVMSFGIHRLWKRVLAWRADERPDGIAVDLAGGTGDVARLLAARGPGRTVVVLDSSLAMMTEGRGGYCRLGGEGEALPLADGSVDLVTIAFGIRNMTSLDGSLAEVRRVLKPGGLFLCLEFSRPQAWFRPLYDLYSFLVIPRLGAWVAGQPSAYAYLVESIRRFPDQKEMAGHLEASGLERVGWRNLSLGIACLHWGYRPK; encoded by the coding sequence ATGACGGACCCGCTGACCCATACCTTCGGATTCGAGGCGGTGGCGCCCGGCGAGCGGCGCCGCCGCATCCGGGAGGTTTTCACCCGCGTGGCGCCACGCTACGACCTGATGAACGACGTCATGAGCTTCGGCATCCACCGGCTGTGGAAGCGCGTGCTGGCCTGGCGCGCCGATGAAAGGCCGGACGGCATCGCCGTCGACCTGGCGGGGGGCACCGGCGACGTGGCCCGCCTTCTGGCGGCGCGGGGTCCGGGGCGCACCGTGGTCGTACTCGATTCCAGCCTCGCCATGATGACCGAGGGCCGGGGCGGCTATTGCCGGCTGGGCGGCGAGGGCGAGGCCCTGCCCCTGGCGGACGGTTCGGTCGACTTGGTGACCATCGCCTTCGGCATCCGCAACATGACCAGCCTGGACGGCTCCCTGGCCGAAGTCCGGCGTGTCCTCAAGCCGGGTGGCCTGTTCCTCTGCCTCGAGTTCTCACGGCCGCAGGCTTGGTTCCGGCCGCTCTACGATCTCTATTCGTTTCTGGTCATTCCCCGGCTGGGCGCCTGGGTGGCGGGGCAGCCGTCGGCTTATGCCTATCTGGTGGAATCCATCCGCCGCTTCCCCGACCAGAAGGAAATGGCCGGCCATCTGGAAGCCTCCGGCCTGGAACGGGTGGGGTGGCGTAACCTATCGCTTGGCATCGCCTGCCTGCATTGGGGATATCGCCCGAAGTGA
- a CDS encoding AsmA family protein, which translates to MKSKILIGLGLVVVLLVGTALVAPSFIDWNQHRALATRMVKEATGRDLVIGGDMTLSVLPKPAVLVNDLRLSNLPGAHAPQMMSLKTLEVRIALAPLLAGNVQIERVRVVDPVIEIETLADGRSNLAFEGLPSETAPSPAAPASGGGEAKAGGGFDLQLDNLTLENGTVVYRDTKAGTVEKIEEINASVAIASLAGPVEAKGSLRARGIPLSVNGTVGKLIHGRTVPLDLALGLGAGNSTVKVSGTLVGLETTPGFKGKVEAKGDDLAALLRGVAGTNDLPAFLGRNFGFSGNVAGSQTEVSVPDLTMNLGDTQASGNLSVALGAIPTMQANLNVGRIDLDALMAGMTSAPSAPPAPVKGQAPVASSAPGKAASQAFALPANVNAAIRLGIEALSYKGGVIRQAKLNADLANGEVTLSQLSAQLPGSTDVALFGFVSAKNGKPQLEGEMEISAADLRAVLSWLGVALPADLPKERLRRLAYKSAFVATPDQVQIAGLAMQMDGTNVSGGATVKLGSRPAFGADLVADKVNLDGYLPAAAAQPKGGSSGGAKGEGGAAAPAPSAAPGGMTALKGFDANVKLAVKSLTYRQTPISDLVVDGTLHNGNLDLRRLAVGQAAGASLAVKGGLLKLDGLPEMKDLHVDFLAADLAPVFRLAGLEAPAQAKGLGRVTLRGKASGQFLKPALDMSLQAAGATLDLNGSVSALPAPTFDARVAVKHGDLVQLARTLGVDYRPAGRLGGTDLALHVKGGLDKMALSDIKGSLGPVSLSGSANLDLSGAKPKVGAQLATGELPVDRFLPAQRTASLPGEGEQGVKHAGGKFRPLFQEALERPVVLAAAPGASRPVPQATAGGAVDPRWSRDPLDLSALASVDADVILRSAAIVFQDYRFDNADIALALAGGVLRTQRVTGTLFGGAVQANATVDANKGAKADLSLQVANLDVGRAVAAAAGKGMAGGAMNLDLKAATQGGSVAQLVQALAGNGSLTVKGLDVKKEAQGSALSALLDLVGTLNTLGGTLGGGKSGSGLADVSGTFTIDRGIVTSRDARLISGVGNGTAIATVDLPRWTIDSQGKVDLAQNLLTQVLTQKTGVQNTSLPFSITGRLDAPNVKLDTASLPGKGIAIPGTEKLLKKKGVGTLLETVLPGATGGAAAPAPQQPTAPTQAPQQQQPQQQQVPTKPKDILKGILLGR; encoded by the coding sequence GTGAAGAGCAAGATCCTGATCGGCCTCGGCCTCGTCGTGGTGCTTCTGGTAGGGACGGCGCTGGTGGCGCCCTCCTTCATCGACTGGAACCAGCATCGGGCGCTGGCGACCCGGATGGTCAAGGAAGCGACGGGCCGCGACCTGGTCATCGGCGGCGACATGACGCTTTCCGTCCTGCCCAAGCCGGCGGTGCTGGTCAACGATCTGCGGCTTTCCAACCTGCCGGGCGCCCATGCTCCGCAGATGATGTCCTTGAAGACCCTGGAAGTCCGCATCGCCCTGGCGCCGCTGCTGGCCGGCAACGTCCAGATCGAACGCGTGCGGGTGGTCGATCCGGTGATCGAGATCGAAACCCTGGCCGACGGTCGGTCCAACCTCGCCTTCGAGGGACTGCCCTCGGAAACCGCGCCCAGCCCCGCGGCCCCCGCGTCCGGCGGCGGCGAGGCGAAGGCCGGAGGCGGCTTCGACCTGCAACTCGACAACCTGACCTTGGAAAACGGCACGGTCGTCTACCGCGACACCAAGGCCGGCACCGTCGAGAAGATCGAGGAGATCAATGCCTCCGTCGCCATCGCCTCCCTCGCCGGCCCTGTCGAGGCCAAGGGCAGCCTGAGGGCGCGCGGCATACCCCTTTCGGTCAACGGCACGGTGGGCAAGTTGATCCACGGCCGCACGGTCCCCCTCGACTTGGCCCTGGGCCTGGGCGCGGGCAACTCGACCGTCAAGGTATCCGGAACCCTGGTGGGCCTGGAGACCACGCCCGGCTTCAAGGGCAAGGTGGAAGCCAAGGGCGACGATCTGGCGGCCCTGCTGCGAGGCGTGGCGGGCACCAACGACCTGCCCGCGTTCCTGGGCCGCAACTTCGGCTTCAGCGGCAACGTCGCCGGCTCGCAGACCGAGGTCTCGGTTCCCGACCTGACCATGAACCTGGGCGATACCCAGGCCTCCGGCAACCTGTCCGTCGCGCTCGGCGCCATCCCGACGATGCAAGCCAACCTGAACGTCGGCCGTATCGACCTGGATGCCCTGATGGCCGGCATGACGTCCGCCCCGTCGGCACCGCCCGCCCCGGTCAAGGGCCAGGCTCCGGTAGCGTCTTCCGCGCCGGGCAAGGCCGCTTCCCAGGCTTTCGCCCTGCCGGCCAACGTCAACGCGGCGATTCGCCTGGGGATCGAGGCCCTGTCCTACAAAGGCGGCGTGATCCGGCAGGCCAAGCTGAACGCCGATCTGGCCAACGGCGAGGTCACCCTCAGCCAACTTTCCGCTCAATTGCCCGGCAGCACCGACGTGGCCCTGTTCGGATTCGTCTCGGCCAAGAACGGCAAGCCGCAGTTGGAAGGCGAGATGGAAATTTCGGCCGCCGACCTGCGGGCCGTGCTGTCCTGGCTGGGTGTCGCCCTGCCCGCCGATCTGCCCAAGGAACGCTTGCGTCGCCTGGCCTACAAGAGCGCGTTCGTGGCGACTCCCGACCAAGTGCAGATCGCCGGCTTGGCCATGCAGATGGATGGCACAAACGTGAGCGGAGGTGCCACCGTCAAACTAGGGTCCAGGCCGGCCTTCGGTGCCGATTTGGTGGCCGACAAGGTGAACCTGGACGGCTACCTGCCGGCCGCGGCGGCCCAACCCAAGGGCGGTTCGTCCGGCGGTGCCAAGGGAGAAGGCGGCGCGGCCGCCCCGGCCCCTTCGGCCGCTCCGGGCGGCATGACGGCGCTGAAGGGCTTCGACGCCAACGTCAAGCTGGCGGTCAAGTCGCTCACCTACCGCCAAACTCCCATTTCCGATCTGGTGGTCGATGGAACCCTGCATAACGGCAACCTGGACCTGCGCCGCCTTGCGGTCGGCCAGGCGGCGGGCGCCAGCCTGGCGGTCAAGGGCGGCCTGCTGAAGCTGGACGGCCTGCCCGAGATGAAGGACCTGCATGTGGACTTCCTGGCCGCCGATCTGGCGCCGGTGTTCCGCTTGGCGGGCCTGGAGGCTCCGGCCCAGGCCAAGGGGCTCGGCCGCGTCACCCTGCGGGGCAAGGCCAGCGGCCAGTTTCTCAAGCCGGCCCTGGACATGTCGTTGCAGGCGGCGGGCGCCACACTGGACCTGAACGGGTCCGTTTCCGCCCTTCCGGCCCCGACTTTCGACGCCCGCGTCGCGGTCAAGCACGGCGACCTCGTCCAACTGGCCCGTACCCTGGGCGTGGACTATCGCCCGGCGGGAAGGCTGGGCGGCACCGATCTGGCGCTGCACGTCAAGGGCGGCCTGGACAAGATGGCCCTTTCCGACATCAAGGGCAGCCTGGGTCCGGTGTCCCTGTCCGGCAGCGCCAACCTCGATCTGAGTGGCGCCAAGCCGAAGGTTGGAGCCCAGCTTGCCACGGGAGAACTGCCTGTCGACCGCTTCCTGCCCGCCCAGAGAACCGCCTCCCTGCCCGGCGAAGGAGAACAGGGCGTCAAACATGCGGGCGGGAAATTCCGTCCGCTGTTCCAGGAAGCCTTGGAGCGGCCCGTCGTCCTGGCGGCGGCCCCCGGGGCCAGCCGGCCCGTACCGCAAGCTACAGCGGGAGGTGCCGTCGACCCACGTTGGTCCCGCGATCCGCTCGATCTGTCGGCGTTGGCGTCTGTCGATGCCGACGTGATCCTGCGTTCAGCGGCCATCGTCTTCCAAGACTATCGCTTCGACAACGCCGACATCGCCCTGGCCCTCGCCGGCGGCGTGCTGCGTACCCAGCGGGTGACGGGTACCCTGTTCGGCGGCGCCGTCCAGGCCAATGCCACCGTCGACGCCAACAAAGGGGCCAAGGCCGATCTATCGTTGCAGGTCGCCAACCTGGACGTCGGGCGCGCCGTCGCGGCGGCGGCCGGCAAGGGCATGGCGGGTGGGGCGATGAACCTCGACCTCAAGGCGGCCACCCAGGGCGGCAGCGTGGCTCAGCTGGTTCAGGCCCTCGCCGGCAACGGCTCGCTGACCGTCAAGGGATTGGACGTCAAGAAGGAAGCCCAGGGCTCGGCCCTGTCCGCCCTGCTCGACCTGGTGGGCACCCTGAACACGCTGGGCGGCACCCTGGGTGGCGGCAAGAGCGGTTCGGGTCTGGCCGACGTGTCCGGCACCTTCACTATCGACCGCGGCATCGTGACCAGCCGCGACGCCCGTCTGATCTCGGGGGTTGGCAACGGCACGGCCATCGCCACCGTCGACCTCCCGCGCTGGACCATCGATTCCCAGGGCAAGGTGGACCTGGCGCAGAACCTGCTCACCCAGGTGCTCACCCAGAAGACCGGCGTGCAGAATACTTCTCTGCCGTTTTCCATCACCGGCCGCCTGGACGCCCCGAACGTCAAGCTGGACACCGCCAGCCTGCCGGGCAAGGGCATCGCCATTCCCGGCACCGAAAAGCTGTTGAAGAAGAAGGGTGTCGGCACCCTGCTGGAAACCGTGCTGCCGGGCGCCACCGGCGGGGCGGCTGCCCCGGCACCGCAGCAACCGACGGCTCCCACCCAGGCGCCGCAACAGCAACAGCCGCAGCAACAGCAGGTACCGACCAAGCCGAAGGATATCCTGAAGGGCATCCTGTTGGGACGCTGA
- a CDS encoding HAD-IC family P-type ATPase — MGVPLWHSRTAEEARRLQGSGPAGLSESEAAARLARFGPNELPSPPRDGLLVLFLRQFKSPLIYLLMAAAGVSVAIGEASDASFIAAVLLVNAAIGAIQEWKAESGAEALKAMIRIRAVVLRDGVRHLLDAAALVPGDLVVLEAGSVVPADLRLLSGQDLLADESLLTGESLPVDKDAGLVLPEAAVLGDRRNMLFAGTVVASGRAEGLVVQTASHTELGRIAQAMARTQGAVPPLVQRLERFSAAIGWLVVAATAILGLAMIAKGEPPAHVFLVAVALAVAAIPEGLPVAITVALSVGSARMARRRVIVRSLPAAESLGACTCIASDKTGTLTCNELTVRRLWLPGVGEIEVEGEGYHPVGRIRAPEGSADAVRRLAEAGLLCNDATFRPDGQGGWHRFGDTVDVAFLVLGAKLGLTRDPSFQEEGRVPFDSRRRFAASFHRHAGELTAQVKGAAETVIPMCRDIDAAAVLTEVERLAAGGYRVLAVAAGRAAEASGDSLADLEFLGLAGLIDPLRPGARAAVERCRRAGIDVRMVTGDHPATALAIAAELGIAGGPGEVVTGAELAELRDDPAGFDEAVRQAKVFARVEPVQKLGIVQSLQRAGHFVAVTGDGVNDAPALRAAHIGVAMGKDGTDVARGAAGLIIADDDFASIVNGVEEGRIAYDNVRKVVYFLITAGVGELALFLLSFLAGLPVPLFAAQLLWLNLVTNGIQHVALSVEKGEDDILDRAPRPPEQPIFDRRMIEQVTISGLFVGTVAAIYFAWALDSGMPETEARNALLLLMVVFGNVQAFNCRSERRPALRHSLLANPFLMAAVPAAHLVHIGAAYLPGLSSILRIEPLSFSIWIAVLPLALCLILAMDAYKIVNRRLGRDV; from the coding sequence ATGGGTGTTCCCCTCTGGCATTCCAGGACGGCGGAGGAAGCCCGGCGGCTCCAGGGGAGCGGCCCGGCCGGCCTGTCCGAATCCGAGGCGGCGGCGCGTCTGGCCCGCTTCGGCCCCAACGAACTGCCCAGCCCCCCCCGCGACGGCTTGCTCGTCCTGTTCCTACGCCAGTTCAAGAGCCCGCTTATCTATTTGCTGATGGCGGCGGCCGGAGTTTCGGTGGCGATCGGCGAAGCCTCCGACGCCTCGTTCATCGCCGCGGTGCTGCTCGTCAACGCCGCCATCGGCGCGATCCAGGAATGGAAGGCGGAAAGCGGGGCCGAGGCCCTGAAGGCGATGATCCGCATCCGCGCCGTGGTCCTGCGCGATGGCGTGCGCCATCTTCTGGACGCGGCCGCCCTGGTGCCGGGGGACTTGGTGGTTCTGGAGGCCGGATCGGTGGTGCCGGCCGACCTCCGTCTGCTGTCCGGGCAGGACCTGCTGGCCGACGAATCCCTGCTCACCGGCGAGTCGCTGCCGGTGGACAAGGATGCCGGGTTGGTTCTGCCCGAGGCCGCGGTGCTGGGCGACCGCCGCAACATGCTGTTCGCCGGGACGGTGGTGGCTTCCGGCCGCGCCGAAGGCTTGGTCGTCCAGACCGCCAGCCATACCGAACTGGGCCGCATCGCCCAGGCCATGGCCCGCACCCAAGGGGCGGTCCCCCCCCTGGTGCAGCGGCTGGAACGCTTCTCGGCGGCCATCGGCTGGCTGGTGGTGGCGGCCACCGCGATTCTCGGCCTTGCCATGATCGCCAAGGGCGAGCCCCCCGCCCATGTCTTCCTGGTCGCCGTGGCGCTGGCGGTGGCCGCCATTCCCGAAGGTCTGCCGGTGGCGATCACCGTGGCGCTTTCGGTGGGCAGCGCCCGCATGGCGCGGCGCCGGGTCATCGTGCGTTCCCTGCCGGCGGCGGAATCCCTGGGCGCTTGCACCTGCATCGCCAGCGACAAGACCGGCACGCTGACCTGCAACGAACTGACCGTTCGAAGGCTCTGGCTGCCGGGAGTGGGCGAAATCGAGGTGGAGGGCGAGGGCTACCATCCGGTCGGGCGCATCCGGGCCCCGGAAGGATCGGCGGATGCGGTGCGGCGTTTGGCGGAAGCCGGTCTGCTGTGCAACGACGCCACGTTCCGCCCCGATGGACAGGGCGGCTGGCACCGCTTCGGCGACACGGTCGACGTGGCTTTCCTGGTTCTCGGCGCCAAGCTGGGCCTGACCCGCGATCCGTCCTTCCAGGAAGAAGGCAGAGTGCCCTTCGATTCCCGGCGCCGCTTCGCCGCGTCCTTCCATCGGCACGCGGGGGAACTGACGGCCCAGGTCAAGGGAGCCGCCGAGACCGTGATTCCCATGTGCCGCGACATCGACGCGGCGGCGGTGCTGACCGAGGTCGAACGGCTGGCCGCGGGGGGCTATCGCGTGCTGGCGGTCGCGGCAGGTCGGGCGGCCGAGGCCAGCGGAGATTCCCTCGCGGATCTGGAGTTCCTGGGTTTGGCCGGCCTGATCGATCCCCTGCGTCCCGGCGCGCGGGCGGCGGTGGAACGCTGCCGCCGGGCCGGTATCGACGTGCGCATGGTGACCGGCGACCATCCGGCGACCGCCCTGGCCATTGCCGCGGAGTTGGGCATCGCGGGCGGCCCGGGCGAGGTGGTGACCGGCGCGGAACTGGCCGAGCTGCGGGACGATCCCGCCGGCTTCGACGAAGCGGTGCGCCAAGCCAAGGTCTTCGCCCGCGTCGAGCCGGTGCAGAAGCTGGGCATCGTGCAATCCCTGCAGCGGGCGGGCCATTTCGTCGCGGTGACCGGCGACGGGGTCAATGACGCCCCGGCCCTGCGCGCCGCCCATATCGGCGTCGCCATGGGCAAGGATGGCACCGACGTGGCACGCGGCGCCGCCGGCTTGATTATCGCCGACGACGACTTCGCTTCCATCGTCAACGGGGTTGAAGAAGGCCGTATCGCCTACGACAACGTGCGCAAGGTCGTCTATTTCCTGATTACCGCCGGAGTTGGCGAACTGGCCCTGTTCCTGTTGTCCTTCCTGGCCGGGCTGCCGGTGCCGCTGTTCGCCGCGCAACTGCTGTGGCTGAACCTGGTGACCAACGGCATCCAGCACGTGGCCCTGTCGGTGGAAAAAGGCGAGGACGACATTCTCGACCGGGCCCCAAGACCGCCGGAACAGCCGATCTTCGACCGTCGGATGATCGAGCAGGTAACGATTTCCGGTCTGTTCGTCGGCACGGTGGCCGCCATCTATTTCGCCTGGGCCTTGGACTCCGGAATGCCGGAGACGGAGGCGCGCAACGCCCTGCTGTTGTTGATGGTGGTCTTCGGCAACGTGCAGGCCTTCAACTGCCGTTCCGAACGGCGGCCCGCCCTGCGCCATTCCCTTCTTGCCAACCCCTTCCTGATGGCCGCCGTCCCGGCCGCCCATCTGGTGCATATCGGCGCCGCCTATCTGCCCGGCCTGTCGTCCATATTGCGCATCGAGCCCTTGTCTTTTTCCATCTGGATCGCCGTGCTGCCCTTGGCGCTCTGCCTGATCCTGGCGATGGACGCCTACAAGATCGTGAACCGGCGTCTCGGACGAGACGTTTGA
- a CDS encoding PAS domain S-box protein — protein MDTGSASRAKARSTTFRSLVVAAGVAWTAVVGGFLAWHLVEARANVLALARNEARTNVNKDIAFRFWATRHGGVYVPADQRTLPNPYLSHVPERDIRTPEGRNLTLMNPAYMLRQMMGEYDELFGVKGRIVSLKPLNPVNTPDDWEQSVLKAFERGHEEQSELVDIDGQPYLRLMRRLVTEPGCLKCHAHQGYRIGDVRGGVGVAVPMRPFWERLDHERLFAFVSHGVIWLIGLGAIGLLGREGGRRLSEREEGQARLLESQALFAAVFDNAGDAILVHDLEGRIVDANRQACQTLGYVREDLNGLRVADYEHDHCADEARRFWDDLPLGESRSFGASHFSRKDGSIFPVEVHGCRMRFGERDLIVAVARDTTTQRKAQESLERSNAELQRFAYVASHDLQEPLRTVTNYVQLLEKRYGPQLDSDAREYIGFASHAAKRMRSLILDLLAYSRLETDAKPLVAMDAGLALAEALDGLQGAIAETGAEIHQTEMPRVQGDFGQVSSLFQNLIGNALKYRDADRKPVIAIGAVQADGEWLFHVRDNGIGFDPQYADRIFKVFQRLPNPGKPDGSGIGLAICKKVVERHGGRIWVETQPGKGATFWFTLCPAVT, from the coding sequence GTGGATACCGGTTCGGCAAGCCGGGCGAAGGCGCGGAGCACGACGTTCCGCAGTCTGGTGGTTGCTGCGGGTGTGGCGTGGACGGCCGTGGTGGGCGGGTTCCTCGCATGGCACCTCGTCGAGGCGCGCGCCAACGTCCTCGCGTTGGCCCGCAACGAGGCACGCACGAACGTCAACAAGGATATCGCTTTCCGCTTCTGGGCGACCCGGCACGGGGGCGTCTACGTCCCGGCCGACCAGCGTACGCTTCCCAATCCCTATCTTTCCCATGTGCCGGAGCGCGACATCCGTACTCCCGAGGGCCGGAATCTCACCTTGATGAATCCGGCCTACATGCTGCGCCAGATGATGGGGGAGTACGACGAACTGTTCGGCGTCAAGGGCCGCATCGTCAGCCTGAAGCCGCTCAACCCGGTCAACACTCCGGACGACTGGGAACAAAGCGTCCTGAAGGCCTTCGAACGCGGGCATGAGGAGCAGTCGGAGCTGGTCGACATCGATGGCCAACCCTATTTGCGGCTGATGCGGCGCCTGGTGACCGAACCCGGCTGCCTGAAATGCCATGCCCACCAGGGCTACCGCATCGGCGACGTGCGGGGCGGGGTGGGCGTGGCCGTGCCCATGCGGCCCTTCTGGGAAAGGCTCGATCACGAAAGACTGTTCGCCTTCGTCTCCCATGGAGTGATCTGGCTGATCGGACTGGGCGCGATCGGACTGCTCGGGCGGGAGGGCGGCCGGCGCCTCAGCGAGCGGGAAGAAGGCCAGGCCCGGCTGCTGGAGAGCCAGGCCCTGTTCGCCGCCGTGTTCGACAATGCGGGCGACGCCATCCTGGTCCACGACCTGGAAGGCCGCATCGTCGACGCCAACCGCCAGGCCTGCCAGACCCTGGGATATGTCCGGGAAGACCTGAACGGCCTGCGGGTCGCCGACTACGAACACGATCATTGCGCCGACGAGGCCCGTCGGTTCTGGGACGATCTGCCGCTCGGGGAATCGCGAAGCTTCGGGGCGTCCCATTTCAGCCGCAAGGACGGCTCCATCTTTCCCGTCGAGGTGCATGGCTGCCGGATGCGCTTCGGCGAGCGCGACCTGATCGTCGCCGTGGCGCGCGACACCACCACCCAGCGCAAGGCGCAGGAATCCCTGGAACGCTCCAACGCCGAACTGCAACGCTTCGCCTATGTGGCGTCCCACGATCTCCAGGAACCTCTCAGGACCGTCACCAACTACGTGCAACTCCTGGAAAAGCGCTATGGGCCGCAGCTCGATTCCGATGCCCGGGAGTATATCGGCTTTGCCTCCCACGCCGCCAAGCGGATGCGCAGCCTTATCCTCGACCTGCTGGCCTATTCGCGCCTGGAGACCGACGCCAAGCCCCTGGTCGCCATGGATGCGGGCCTCGCGCTCGCGGAAGCTCTCGACGGACTGCAGGGCGCCATCGCGGAAACCGGTGCGGAGATCCATCAAACGGAGATGCCCCGCGTCCAGGGCGATTTCGGGCAAGTCTCCAGCCTGTTCCAGAACCTGATCGGCAACGCGCTGAAGTACCGGGATGCCGACCGCAAGCCCGTGATCGCCATCGGCGCCGTCCAGGCCGACGGCGAATGGCTGTTCCACGTGCGCGACAACGGAATCGGGTTCGATCCCCAGTACGCGGACCGCATCTTCAAGGTCTTCCAGCGCTTGCCCAACCCTGGTAAACCGGACGGATCGGGAATCGGGCTGGCGATCTGCAAGAAGGTCGTGGAACGTCATGGGGGTCGAATCTGGGTCGAGACCCAGCCGGGCAAGGGAGCCACGTTCTGGTTCACGCTCTGTCCGGCCGTCACCTGA
- a CDS encoding response regulator — protein MDAKRDIEVLLVEDNAGDARLVEEAFREWRMVNRLHRVIDGVEAMAFLRGEPPYAGMPKPDLVLLDLNLPRKDGREVLLEMKSDPVLRSIPVVALTTSTDHEDVDACYQIGANAYVSKPLDFAEFFNALSALRSFWFSVVTLPDGL, from the coding sequence ATGGACGCCAAGCGGGATATCGAGGTTCTCCTCGTCGAGGATAACGCGGGCGACGCCCGTCTGGTCGAGGAAGCTTTCCGCGAATGGCGGATGGTCAACCGTCTGCACCGGGTGATCGACGGTGTCGAAGCCATGGCCTTCCTGCGTGGCGAGCCTCCCTATGCCGGGATGCCCAAGCCGGACCTCGTTCTGCTGGATCTCAACCTGCCGCGCAAGGACGGCCGGGAGGTGCTCCTGGAAATGAAGTCCGATCCGGTGCTGCGCAGCATTCCGGTGGTGGCCCTGACCACGTCGACCGACCACGAGGACGTGGACGCCTGCTATCAGATCGGTGCCAACGCCTATGTTTCCAAGCCGCTCGACTTCGCCGAGTTCTTCAACGCGCTTTCGGCGCTGCGTAGCTTCTGGTTCTCGGTGGTGACCTTGCCGGATGGACTTTAG